From Permianibacter aggregans, a single genomic window includes:
- a CDS encoding dynamin family protein: MTAQVFSRHIETYSLWKAQVAKEIRAYRLWLRRNNLFTPEGDMRLYQLLETLRSDYVTIAFAGEFSRGKTELINAIFFSGFGQRILPSQAGRTTMCPTELFYDRETRTSYLRLLPIETRLTDIPIADYRGMPGQWVEIPLMADNPSEMARVMMSLTETKVVPVADAVKLGFKEELLDESENEPGKVEIPAWRHALVSFPHPLLQQGLCILDTPGLNALGSEPELTLSLLPQAQAVVFVMAADQGVTASDMAIWNEHVASLKDRPNLGLYAVLNKVDTLWDELDSRKKIEKALSRVVRATSRQLELKESDIVPVSAKQGLLAKVRDDQALLLRSHILELEKLLSDAVLGYRRQALWESVIEECAAHVENSLQLLNTRREQLLSQKHDLENLQESNVEALTGMVQKAQKLHEEFKRKQTALTPTQRLMDRQSNILQGIISNEVISQLIERTQGRLMNARTTVGLVRAMREFFTEIDAIIGELSHQADLSNRMAESVYRKFENEFGLQRIEPRLLPARGFRRRLHEFIHDADELSRLMQIALNFESLAVRRFFTTTVAQITEFLQAVRRELHSWGQNALAPLSQQLASQKLTVEQHLQQLQNMQRTGATAAGRIKALNTLVMDLDGEAAQAAQMLETLRSPPPEDEDSNVVAFSRAWQR; encoded by the coding sequence ATGACAGCTCAAGTGTTTTCGCGTCACATTGAGACCTATTCGCTATGGAAAGCACAGGTCGCCAAGGAAATTCGTGCCTACCGGCTCTGGTTGCGGCGGAACAACCTGTTCACGCCGGAAGGCGATATGCGCCTGTACCAGCTGCTGGAAACGCTGCGTTCCGACTATGTGACCATTGCTTTTGCCGGTGAGTTCTCGCGCGGCAAAACTGAGCTGATCAACGCCATTTTCTTCTCCGGTTTCGGTCAACGCATCCTACCCTCGCAGGCCGGCCGCACCACAATGTGCCCGACCGAGCTGTTCTACGACCGGGAAACTCGCACCTCTTATTTACGTCTGTTGCCGATTGAAACCCGGCTGACCGATATCCCGATTGCCGATTACCGCGGCATGCCGGGCCAGTGGGTGGAAATCCCGCTGATGGCCGATAACCCGAGCGAAATGGCCCGGGTCATGATGTCGCTGACTGAGACCAAGGTGGTGCCGGTTGCGGACGCCGTCAAGCTCGGCTTCAAGGAAGAGCTGCTCGACGAAAGCGAAAACGAGCCAGGCAAAGTCGAAATCCCGGCCTGGCGTCATGCCCTGGTCTCCTTCCCGCACCCGCTGTTGCAACAGGGCCTGTGCATTCTCGACACCCCTGGCCTGAACGCGCTCGGTTCCGAGCCGGAACTGACCTTGAGCCTGCTGCCGCAAGCTCAGGCGGTGGTGTTCGTCATGGCGGCCGACCAAGGCGTGACCGCCTCCGACATGGCCATTTGGAATGAACACGTCGCCTCACTGAAAGACCGGCCGAATCTTGGCTTGTACGCGGTGCTGAACAAGGTCGATACCCTCTGGGACGAACTCGATTCGCGCAAGAAAATCGAAAAAGCCTTGTCCCGCGTGGTGCGCGCCACCTCACGCCAGTTGGAATTGAAAGAGTCGGACATCGTGCCGGTATCAGCCAAGCAAGGCTTGCTGGCAAAAGTACGCGACGACCAGGCATTGCTGCTGCGCTCCCATATTTTGGAGCTGGAAAAGCTGTTGTCTGATGCGGTGCTCGGTTACCGTCGTCAGGCACTGTGGGAGTCGGTCATTGAAGAATGCGCCGCTCATGTCGAGAACAGCCTGCAACTGCTGAACACTCGTCGCGAACAACTGCTGAGCCAGAAACACGACCTGGAAAACCTGCAGGAAAGCAATGTCGAGGCGCTGACCGGTATGGTGCAGAAAGCGCAGAAACTGCACGAGGAATTCAAGCGCAAGCAAACAGCGCTGACTCCGACCCAACGCCTGATGGATCGGCAATCCAATATTCTGCAGGGCATTATTTCCAACGAGGTGATCAGTCAGCTGATCGAACGCACCCAGGGCCGTTTGATGAACGCCCGCACGACCGTTGGTCTGGTGCGCGCGATGCGCGAGTTTTTCACTGAAATTGACGCGATTATCGGCGAGCTATCGCATCAGGCCGATTTATCGAACCGTATGGCCGAATCGGTGTACCGCAAATTCGAAAATGAATTCGGTTTGCAGCGCATCGAGCCGCGCTTGTTGCCGGCTCGCGGTTTCCGTCGCCGCCTGCATGAATTCATTCATGATGCCGATGAGCTGTCGCGCCTGATGCAGATTGCCCTGAATTTTGAATCGCTGGCGGTGCGCCGCTTCTTCACGACTACGGTTGCGCAGATCACGGAATTCCTGCAAGCGGTGCGCCGCGAATTGCATAGCTGGGGCCAGAATGCACTGGCGCCGTTGTCGCAGCAGCTGGCTTCACAGAAGCTGACTGTCGAGCAGCACCTGCAACAACTGCAGAACATGCAGCGCACCGGCGCTACCGCGGCGGGTCGCATCAAGGCCTTGAACACATTGGTCATGGATCTGGACGGCGAAGCCGCGCAAGCCGCACAGATGCTCGAAACCTTGCGCTCGCCACCACCGGAAGACGAAGACAGCAATGTCGTCGCCTTCAGCCGGGCGTGGCAGCGCTAA
- a CDS encoding tetratricopeptide repeat-containing diguanylate cyclase, with protein sequence MLNAVVRLPGLFAGLLSRFLVIGLLVFVGLADAAETDPKLESALDDYLLQLEEDPKQAYQTIKAMAERVDADTPLGSRTRFISYLSGAHLHNQQKEQAIALNQQIFDWASESGDPDVWAEGLATQIERLMFDNERKAALERVEQLLTYLPKAESLRVRYFGHNTAAYVYARASRFAEALQQYQLALEVVNQTDDQRTPIRRLYLKSQLASMYSTMKNYSLSLSLSDEAINEAKERELHGFLPDLYILRGYVLVEMGKLGDAIAANEQGLAWADKQGYNGARLTLLNNIGDIHMRENRLGEARQYFERALTDALKLDDHHTENLLRFNLGYIQVKSGLHRQGLEWMKQALQYFRELELDTDVELMLGELADAYHLAGEFAQEATTRQEQYQLSKKIFQRERDKRTTELQEQFAAKEKARQIQLLEQENALKQTDLENKKLQQRIALLLIAVGLLASILIFQLYRKARDSNLRLREANAKLAYQSLRDPLTGLFNRRSFQEQMQHRSHAIERRHSSTTAIDGLILFDVDHFKHINDHYGHAAGDAVLVELSERLMKISRTDDMVMRWGGEEFLMLLRHVDSNSLTMLCQRVLNAIGEKPVEFQGHTIRVTVSAGFLTLPFSGMSEQEFNWEKAVQLADMALYLGKVHGRNRAYGLLHLKTPYEQIRHTLETDLSKAIDNDWVEVTVINGPAANG encoded by the coding sequence ATGTTGAATGCTGTTGTCCGTCTACCGGGCCTTTTCGCCGGCCTGCTGTCGCGGTTTTTGGTCATTGGCTTGCTGGTATTCGTCGGCCTCGCCGATGCTGCTGAAACCGATCCGAAGCTGGAATCGGCGCTTGATGACTACCTGCTGCAACTGGAAGAGGACCCCAAGCAGGCTTATCAAACCATAAAGGCAATGGCCGAACGGGTCGACGCCGATACCCCGCTCGGTAGCCGCACCCGCTTTATTAGCTATCTGTCCGGTGCCCACCTGCACAACCAGCAAAAGGAACAAGCGATAGCGCTGAATCAGCAAATTTTCGATTGGGCCAGTGAAAGCGGTGATCCGGATGTCTGGGCCGAAGGGCTGGCTACCCAGATTGAACGACTGATGTTCGACAACGAACGCAAGGCGGCGTTGGAGCGGGTCGAGCAATTGCTGACGTACTTGCCGAAAGCCGAATCGCTGCGGGTGCGTTACTTCGGCCACAACACAGCGGCCTATGTATATGCCCGTGCCAGCCGATTTGCAGAAGCCTTGCAGCAATATCAGCTGGCGTTGGAAGTGGTCAACCAGACCGATGATCAACGCACGCCCATTCGCCGCCTGTACTTGAAATCGCAACTGGCCAGCATGTACAGCACAATGAAAAACTATTCGTTGTCGCTGAGCCTTAGCGATGAAGCCATCAACGAAGCCAAGGAACGCGAGCTGCACGGTTTTCTGCCGGATTTATATATTTTGCGCGGCTACGTACTCGTTGAAATGGGCAAGCTCGGCGACGCCATCGCCGCCAATGAGCAAGGCTTGGCCTGGGCAGATAAACAGGGCTATAACGGCGCCCGACTGACGCTACTGAACAATATTGGCGATATCCACATGCGCGAAAACCGACTCGGTGAAGCACGCCAATATTTCGAGCGGGCACTGACCGATGCGCTGAAGCTCGACGATCACCACACCGAGAATTTGCTGCGCTTCAACCTCGGTTATATCCAGGTGAAATCCGGCCTGCATCGACAGGGTCTGGAATGGATGAAGCAAGCTCTGCAATATTTTCGTGAATTGGAGTTGGACACCGATGTCGAATTGATGCTCGGGGAGCTGGCCGACGCCTATCATCTTGCTGGCGAGTTCGCACAGGAAGCGACCACTCGCCAGGAGCAGTACCAGCTAAGCAAGAAAATTTTCCAGCGCGAGCGCGACAAACGCACCACGGAATTGCAGGAACAATTCGCAGCCAAAGAAAAAGCGCGTCAAATTCAGTTACTGGAACAGGAGAATGCGCTGAAACAAACCGATCTGGAAAACAAGAAATTGCAGCAACGCATTGCGCTGCTGTTGATAGCGGTTGGATTGCTGGCGTCGATTCTGATTTTTCAGTTGTATCGCAAAGCCCGCGACAGCAATCTGCGCTTGCGGGAAGCCAATGCCAAGCTGGCTTACCAATCCTTGCGCGACCCGCTGACCGGCTTGTTCAATCGCCGTTCGTTTCAGGAGCAAATGCAGCATCGCTCGCATGCAATCGAGCGTCGGCACTCATCGACCACCGCCATCGACGGATTGATCTTGTTCGATGTCGACCATTTCAAGCATATCAATGATCACTATGGCCATGCTGCCGGTGATGCGGTGCTGGTAGAGCTCAGTGAACGGCTGATGAAAATCTCGCGCACCGACGACATGGTCATGCGTTGGGGTGGCGAAGAATTCTTGATGCTGCTTCGCCATGTTGACAGCAATTCCTTGACCATGCTTTGTCAACGGGTATTGAACGCCATTGGCGAAAAACCGGTGGAATTCCAGGGCCATACTATTCGGGTGACCGTGTCGGCCGGTTTCTTGACCCTGCCGTTTTCCGGCATGAGCGAACAGGAGTTCAATTGGGAGAAAGCGGTGCAACTGGCCGACATGGCACTGTATCTAGGCAAGGTTCATGGTCGCAATCGTGCCTACGGTTTATTGCATTTGAAAACGCCTTACGAACAAATCCGTCATACCTTGGAAACCGATTTGTCGAAAGCCATCGACAACGATTGGGTTGAAGTGACCGTGATCAACGGTCCGGCGGCAAACGGCTAA
- a CDS encoding DUF167 domain-containing protein — protein MMELAVLLQPRASRDRILGWHQGELKIAVTAPPVDGEANARLIGLLSKTLGIAKSRITLESGQTNRHKKLCIDADAETVLSRLPPDR, from the coding sequence ATGATGGAACTGGCGGTATTGTTGCAGCCACGAGCCAGCCGTGATCGCATTCTCGGCTGGCATCAAGGTGAATTGAAAATTGCGGTGACGGCTCCGCCGGTTGATGGCGAAGCCAACGCCCGTTTGATTGGCTTGCTCAGTAAAACGCTGGGCATTGCCAAAAGCCGAATAACACTGGAAAGCGGGCAAACCAATCGGCACAAAAAGTTGTGCATTGATGCCGATGCTGAAACGGTACTTAGCCGTTTGCCGCCGGACCGTTGA
- a CDS encoding YggT family protein — protein MSPVEILKFLYDLFVYIVLLRFLLQLVRADFYNPFSQFVVTMTQWILSPLRRIIPGSRGIDWSSLLLFLALVLLGQVLFGFGGSLLGMLIMLPFTATIMLINLLLFLVFIKVILSWVDPYQQQPMQRPLSQLTNPILAPFRRLIPPIGMIDLSALFAILALYLARWFVERLPFWMFGLFS, from the coding sequence ATGAGCCCCGTCGAAATTCTCAAATTTCTCTATGACCTGTTTGTCTACATCGTGCTGCTGCGCTTTTTGCTGCAACTGGTGCGCGCCGATTTCTATAACCCGTTCTCGCAGTTTGTCGTGACGATGACGCAATGGATTTTGTCGCCACTGCGCCGAATCATTCCCGGCAGTCGCGGCATCGACTGGTCATCACTGCTGCTGTTCCTGGCGCTGGTGTTGTTGGGACAAGTGTTGTTCGGTTTTGGTGGCAGTTTGCTCGGTATGCTGATCATGTTGCCGTTCACGGCGACCATCATGTTGATCAACCTGCTGTTGTTCCTGGTATTCATCAAAGTGATTTTGTCCTGGGTTGACCCTTACCAGCAGCAGCCGATGCAGCGGCCCTTGAGTCAACTGACCAATCCGATTCTGGCGCCGTTCCGTCGTTTGATTCCGCCGATCGGCATGATCGACTTGTCGGCCTTGTTCGCTATTTTGGCGCTTTATTTGGCGCGCTGGTTTGTTGAACGACTGCCGTTCTGGATGTTTGGTTTGTTTTCGTAA
- the proC gene encoding pyrroline-5-carboxylate reductase, which translates to MDLLFKRKIAVLGCGNLGESLVAGLIEQGLPPGNLWLTSRRLERQQQLKGRYGCKTGADNRQAAEGADIAILAVKPQQMAQLCSELAELDWHGKLLISVAAGLPIDRYEAWLEQSVAFVRSMPNTPAELKLAATGLYANALVSAEQREWSEQIFSAIGRWVWIDDEAQMDLVTAIAGSGPAYFYRFIEAMIASAVAQGMSKETATILVTQTALGAGALAARRGAPKVDELRQRVTSKGGTTEAALKSLEAAGISDIVDQMIRAAVQRGRELANS; encoded by the coding sequence ATGGATCTATTGTTCAAACGGAAAATCGCCGTGCTGGGCTGCGGCAATCTTGGTGAAAGTCTGGTCGCCGGCTTGATCGAGCAGGGCCTGCCGCCAGGCAATCTCTGGCTGACGTCGCGACGGCTGGAGCGCCAGCAGCAATTAAAAGGGCGTTACGGCTGCAAGACCGGTGCTGATAATCGCCAGGCCGCGGAGGGCGCCGATATCGCCATTCTGGCCGTTAAACCGCAACAGATGGCCCAGCTATGCAGCGAACTGGCCGAGCTCGACTGGCATGGCAAACTCTTGATCAGTGTCGCGGCCGGCTTGCCGATTGACCGGTATGAGGCCTGGCTGGAACAGAGCGTGGCGTTTGTGCGCAGCATGCCAAATACCCCGGCCGAGCTGAAACTGGCCGCGACCGGGCTGTATGCCAATGCGCTGGTCAGTGCCGAGCAGCGGGAATGGAGCGAGCAGATTTTTTCGGCGATCGGTCGCTGGGTCTGGATTGATGACGAAGCGCAGATGGATCTGGTCACCGCCATCGCCGGTTCCGGTCCGGCTTATTTCTATCGCTTTATCGAGGCAATGATTGCCAGCGCCGTTGCCCAAGGCATGAGTAAGGAAACCGCGACCATCCTGGTTACCCAAACGGCGCTCGGTGCCGGCGCGCTGGCCGCGCGCCGTGGTGCGCCAAAAGTTGATGAGCTGCGCCAGCGCGTGACCTCGAAAGGCGGCACCACCGAGGCGGCCTTGAAATCGCTGGAAGCGGCCGGCATTAGTGATATTGTCGACCAGATGATCCGCGCCGCCGTACAAAGAGGCCGGGAATTGGCCAATAGCTGA
- a CDS encoding YggS family pyridoxal phosphate-dependent enzyme, whose translation MTTSLAPRFHAVQQQIAEAAKAAGRDPAGIRLLAVSKTQEPVQINALHALGQIAFGENYIQEALAKQPNCSPTIEWHCIGPVQSNKSRLVAEHFAWCQSLHSLKLARRLSEQRPSHLAPLQCCIQLHIGDEASKSGVMPAEALALAEAVVMLPNLRLRGVMCIPPASDSVPEQRHYFAEAKAVYQQLQHHFEGIDTLSMGMSADLSAAIAEGSTMVRVGTALFGPRTKR comes from the coding sequence ATGACGACCAGTTTGGCACCCCGATTCCACGCCGTGCAGCAGCAAATCGCTGAGGCGGCGAAGGCCGCGGGCCGTGATCCGGCCGGCATCCGCTTATTGGCCGTCAGTAAAACGCAAGAACCAGTTCAGATCAATGCTTTACACGCGCTGGGCCAGATCGCGTTTGGTGAGAACTATATTCAGGAAGCGCTGGCAAAACAGCCGAACTGTTCACCGACCATTGAATGGCATTGCATCGGTCCGGTGCAGAGTAATAAAAGTCGGCTGGTGGCCGAGCATTTTGCCTGGTGCCAGAGCCTGCACAGCCTGAAGCTGGCGCGCCGGCTGTCGGAGCAGCGGCCGAGCCATCTGGCGCCGCTGCAGTGCTGCATTCAATTGCATATTGGCGATGAAGCGAGCAAGAGCGGGGTAATGCCAGCGGAAGCCCTGGCGCTGGCCGAAGCGGTCGTGATGCTGCCGAATCTTCGCTTGCGCGGCGTCATGTGCATTCCTCCGGCGTCGGACTCGGTGCCCGAGCAGCGCCACTACTTTGCCGAGGCAAAGGCCGTTTACCAGCAACTGCAACATCACTTCGAAGGCATCGACACGCTGTCGATGGGGATGAGCGCCGATCTCTCAGCCGCCATCGCCGAAGGCAGCACGATGGTCAGGGTCGGTACCGCGCTTTTTGGCCCGCGTACTAAACGCTAA
- a CDS encoding type IV pilus twitching motility protein PilT, whose translation MDITELLAFSVKNRASDLHLSSGLPPMIRVDGDVRRINVPPLDHKTVHGLVYDIMNDKQRKDYEEFLETDFSFELPGVARFRVNAFNQNRGAGAVFRTIPSQVLTLEELQAPAIFKDISMKPRGLCLVTGPTGSGKSTTLAGMINYVNENKYEHILTVEDPIEFVHESKKCLVNQREVHRDTLGFNEALRSALREDPDIILVGEMRDLETIRLALTAAETGHLVFGTLHTTSAAKTIDRIIDVFPAAEKGMVRSMLSESLQAVISQTLLKKVGGGRVAAHEIMIGTPAIRNLIREDKVAQMYSSIQTGAQFGMQTLDQCLKDLIGKGLVTRQDAREKAKNKEDF comes from the coding sequence ATGGACATTACTGAGCTGTTAGCGTTCTCTGTCAAAAACCGCGCCTCCGACTTGCACTTGTCGTCCGGTCTGCCGCCGATGATTCGCGTCGACGGTGATGTGCGCCGGATCAATGTGCCGCCGCTCGATCACAAGACTGTGCACGGTTTGGTCTACGACATTATGAACGACAAACAGCGCAAGGATTACGAAGAATTTCTGGAAACCGATTTTTCATTTGAGCTGCCAGGCGTCGCGCGTTTCCGCGTAAACGCGTTCAACCAGAACCGCGGCGCCGGCGCCGTATTTCGTACCATTCCTTCGCAAGTGCTGACACTGGAGGAATTGCAAGCACCAGCCATTTTCAAAGACATTTCGATGAAGCCGCGCGGCCTTTGCCTGGTCACCGGTCCAACCGGTTCCGGTAAGTCGACAACGCTGGCCGGCATGATCAACTACGTCAACGAAAACAAATATGAACATATTTTGACCGTTGAAGATCCAATCGAGTTTGTGCACGAATCGAAAAAATGTCTGGTCAACCAACGCGAAGTGCACCGCGACACGCTCGGCTTCAACGAAGCCCTGCGTTCGGCACTGCGGGAAGACCCGGACATCATTCTGGTCGGTGAGATGCGCGACCTGGAAACCATCCGCCTGGCATTGACCGCGGCCGAAACCGGCCACTTGGTGTTCGGCACGCTGCACACGACCTCTGCGGCAAAAACCATCGACCGTATCATCGACGTGTTCCCGGCCGCAGAGAAAGGCATGGTCCGTTCGATGCTGTCGGAATCGCTGCAGGCGGTCATCTCGCAAACGTTGCTGAAAAAAGTCGGCGGCGGCCGGGTCGCGGCGCACGAGATCATGATCGGCACACCGGCGATTCGAAACCTGATCCGCGAAGACAAAGTCGCGCAGATGTACAGCTCGATTCAAACCGGTGCCCAGTTCGGCATGCAGACGCTGGATCAGTGCTTGAAGGACTTGATTGGCAAAGGTCTGGTCACCCGTCAGGATGCGCGCGAAAAAGCCAAGAACAAGGAAGATTTTTGA
- a CDS encoding PilT/PilU family type 4a pilus ATPase codes for MDFEGLLKFMVGKKASDLFITAGIPPSMKINGKVVPVTQKDLSPEKAREVVLSIMNEEQRRDFARTRECNFAISATGVGRFRVSAFQQRNNVGMVLRRIETKIPTLEELRLPEVLKQLAMTKRGLIIFVGATGTGKSTSLAAMIGYRNRNSTGHIITIEDPIEFIHNHEKCIVTQREVGIDTESFEVALRNTLRQAPDVILIGEVRSAETMDYAVAFAETGHLALCTLHANNANQALDRILHFFPKEKHNQVLLDLSLNLKGIVAQQLIPTPDGAGRRPAIEIMIGTPLISDHIRKGEVHLLKEVMKRSNELGMQTFDQALFKLYKAGEITYEDALHHADSANDLRLLIKLDSGEIGHEADQQGGLSLEGRSNPGRLIR; via the coding sequence ATGGATTTTGAAGGTCTGTTGAAATTCATGGTCGGCAAGAAAGCGTCCGACTTGTTCATCACGGCGGGCATTCCGCCGAGCATGAAGATCAACGGCAAAGTCGTGCCGGTAACCCAGAAAGATCTGTCGCCGGAAAAAGCCCGCGAAGTCGTGCTGTCGATCATGAACGAGGAACAGCGCCGCGACTTCGCCCGTACCCGTGAGTGCAATTTTGCGATTTCCGCGACCGGCGTTGGCCGCTTCCGGGTCAGTGCGTTTCAACAACGTAACAATGTTGGCATGGTACTGCGCCGCATCGAAACCAAAATCCCGACATTGGAAGAACTGCGTCTGCCGGAAGTGTTGAAACAATTGGCGATGACCAAGCGCGGCCTGATCATTTTCGTCGGCGCCACCGGCACCGGCAAGTCAACTTCGCTGGCGGCGATGATCGGCTATCGCAACCGCAACTCGACCGGCCACATCATCACCATCGAGGACCCGATCGAATTCATTCACAACCACGAAAAATGCATTGTCACCCAACGCGAAGTTGGTATCGATACCGAAAGCTTTGAAGTGGCGCTGCGCAACACCCTGCGTCAGGCGCCCGATGTCATTCTGATCGGCGAGGTGCGTTCAGCCGAAACGATGGATTACGCCGTCGCGTTCGCCGAAACTGGTCACTTGGCGCTGTGCACTTTGCACGCCAACAACGCCAACCAGGCTCTCGACCGCATTCTGCATTTCTTCCCGAAAGAGAAGCACAACCAGGTGCTGCTCGACCTGTCGCTGAACCTGAAAGGCATCGTCGCCCAGCAGCTGATCCCGACTCCGGATGGCGCCGGTCGCCGCCCGGCCATTGAAATCATGATCGGCACGCCGCTGATCAGTGATCACATCCGCAAAGGCGAAGTGCACCTGCTGAAAGAAGTCATGAAGCGCTCGAATGAGCTCGGCATGCAGACCTTTGACCAAGCTCTGTTCAAACTCTACAAAGCCGGCGAAATCACCTACGAAGACGCCCTGCACCACGCCGACTCGGCCAATGACCTCCGCCTGCTGATCAAACTCGATAGCGGCGAAATCGGTCACGAAGCCGACCAACAAGGCGGCTTGTCGTTGGAGGGTCGTTCGAATCCAGGCCGATTAATTCGCTGA